One window of the Saccopteryx bilineata isolate mSacBil1 chromosome 2, mSacBil1_pri_phased_curated, whole genome shotgun sequence genome contains the following:
- the UBAC1 gene encoding ubiquitin-associated domain-containing protein 1: MFVQEEKIFAGKVLRLHLCASDGAEWLEEATEDTSVEQLKERCLKHCAPGSLEDPKSVTHHKLIHAASERVLSDTKTILEENVQDHDVLLLIKKRAPSPLPKMADVSAEEKRKQEQKAPDRDAIVRATASLPSCNMDRAVVQTSMRDFQTELRKILLSLIEVAQKLLALSPGAVELFTKANAMLDEDEEERVDETALRQLTEMGFPETRAVKALRLNHMSVPQAMEWLIEHADDPTIDTPLPGQPSVDVGGAEASAEAAAGSSEGDEEARDELTEIFKKIRRKREFRADSRAVISLMEMGFDEKEVIDALKVNNNQQNAACEWLLGDRKPSPEELDKGIDPDSPLFQAILDNPIVQLGLTNPKTLLAFEDMLENPLNSTQWMNDPETGPVMLQISRIFQTLNRT; encoded by the exons atGTTCGTGCAGGAGGAGAAGATCTTCGCGGGCAAGGTGCTGCGGCTGCACCTCTGCGCGTCCGACGGCGCCGAGTGGCTGGAGGAGGCGACCGAGGACACCTCCGTGGAGCAGCTCAAGGAGCGCTGCCTCAAGCAC tgtgcTCCTGGGAGCTTAGAAGACCCCAAAAGCGTCACCCATCACAAACTAATCCACGCTGCTTCAGAAAGGGTGCTGAGCGACACCAAGACCATCCTGGAAGAGAACGTCCAGGACCATG atgtCTTGTTGTTGATAAAAAAGCGTGCTCCATCTCCACTCCCTAAGATGGCTGATGTCTCAGCAGAAGAGAAG AGGAAACAAGAACAGAAAGCCCCGGACAGAGACGCCATAGTCCGAGCCACCGCCAGCCTGCCCTCGTGCAACATGGACCGGGCCGTGGTACAGACCAGCATGAGAGAC TTCCAGACGGAGCTCCGGAAGATCCTGCTGTCCCTCATCGAGGTGGCCCAGAAGCTGTTAGCCCTGAGTCCCGGCGCTGTGGAGTTGTTCACGAAGGCCAATG CGATGCTGGACGAGGACGAGGAGGAGCGCGTGGATGAGACAGCCCTGCGGCAGCTCACGGAGATGGGCTTCCCCGAGACCAGGGCCGTGAAGGCACTGCGGCTGAACCA CATGTCAGTGCCTCAGGCCATGGAGTGGCTGATTGAGCACGCAGACGACCCCACCATAGACACACCGCTTCCCGGTCAGCCTTCGGTGGACGTGGGGGGTGCCGAGGCTTCTGCCGAGGCGGCTGCTGGCTCCAGCGAAGGTGACGAGGAGGCCAGAGACGAGCTGACGGAGATCTTCAAGAAGATCCGGAGGAAAAGGGAGTTCCGGGCCGACTCTCGG GCTGTCATTTCTCTGATGGAGATGGGGTTTGACGAGAAGGAGGTCATAGACGCCCTGAAAGTGAACAACAACCAGCAGAATGCCGCT TGTGAGTGGCTGCTGGGGGACCGGAAGCCCTCCCCAGAGGAGCTGGACAAGGGCATCGACCCCGACAGCCCCCTCTTCCAAGCCATCCTGGATAACCCCATCGTGCAGCTGGGCCTCACCAACCCCAAGACACTACTAG